Sequence from the Fragaria vesca subsp. vesca linkage group LG4, FraVesHawaii_1.0, whole genome shotgun sequence genome:
AACCGTTCTGTTGGAGAAACTGTATCAGAGTGTCTGATCTAAAGGAAAATGAGGTATCTCTATTATGATGATCAACCTCAAAACAAGAAACAATGCACTCATCTTTACTCAACAACTACACAAGATTTTGTTTATATTGGAACGGCGTTTTGAGTCTATAATATACACAGTTTCGACTCTTATACATGCTGCAGGTTTTCAGAAGGATTATACAGCTTTTTGGATTTACCTGATAGCGAAACTTCTCTTACGTACAGATTAATGTAAACAAAGTTGAAAAGTAGATGTTGAAAATGCTTAATTATCGGTGATCATCTACTTGGTCCAATTAATCATTGTAAAATCATTATGGGGTTCTGGGAAGTTCTTATACTATATAATAAACTAGCATGATCAATGATGAACTGGTGATGCAGACTTTAGATAACATGGGCAACTGACACAAATATTATCTTAGTAGTGATTTGCAAGCATCATTATATTATAATTTCTTCCAGACATTCACCTTCCTTGAAGAACAGGATGAGATGCTTCACCAAGATGCAAGTCATGCAAATAGTGCCAGGAAAATTAGGGTAACAGCTTTTCACTGCTCGATGCGTTTTAAGGAATATATAAAACAAAGATTGGCTTGTGGAAATTCTGGACTTCCAAATCGAATGGTAAGGTCAACAAGTAGTTTTATAAGTTTCTTGTTCTAAATTTTGAATATGCATGCACCCTTTTCTCTAGCAGCATATCTCAGCTCATTGCATTGATATCTGCAGTTCAAAATTAACAGAAACCCAGGTAAATTTGTTTGTTCTTAACTTTTCCTTAACGTGAAAGAAGGTTAAGGATATCCAGATTAAGTAGATTAATCCGCTTCCTGCTGTGCAGTTTAAGGTATTTAATGGGAGGGAGACTTCGATCTCTGTTCTGGTTTATAAGATCGAACAAAAGAAATGTCATTAAGATTCCAAAAAGGAAGAATTTTCTCGTAAATTATATATGCAAACTGCTCTCTATCATCTCAATTTTCGCAAACATAATAACTGGTCAGCCTTAAGCCCTTAACCGTCTTTCTTCCTGCACGAGAGGCACATGCTTGTTCATCAAGAAGTCCAAGCAGGTACAAGTCCAAATTAGAGCCGGGAACAGGGATACTTATACTTTTCATTATTGCCGTATACGTATCTAAAGGGAACTGGACAGTTCCATATATACACTCTCCAACTCTCCAATCCGGCAATCCCATGATAACTACTTAGGATCGAATTATGGATATGAATGATTACCAGCTTTACGTGTCTGATTGGTCATTTGTTTTGTGGGGAAAATGGAAGCGTACTTATTTGGGTCGATTCATCCGATTACCAATTGGTTTTGAATTCGAATTTCATACTACATTATCATGGTACGTATCACAACGTGCGCAAGTCACGGCTACACGGACCCATGTCTCCTAAAGTTTTCCATTTGAAGGCTTGAAGTCACAAACCACATTAGCTTCACTCAATTATTGATCTATAGGCTTGCATTTCTTGAACTCATATATGAGCATTAGTCAATTCAATTCTTCATCCTAGCTAGCTATCTATCTATGGCCGTCCTATCAACCTGGCCTAGTTACGTTCTCTCTTTCACTCCTCTACCAGTTGAACTTTGAGTAATGTAGCTATAGATTCCCAGCTCGATCCCTGCAAAGCTAGCCCCAGCTTAATTTCCTCTTCCATCTTAGTAGTAAATGGTAATATGTTTTCTGTTGATTGTCGGCAAACCTGGTTTCTACTGCGCGCACGAGCAAGTCTTCAACTGGTTAGCTCGATCGTTGAATATACTAGACATGACGGTGGGTGCTTAAATATATGACAAACAGTTGGAGTGGAACAACATGTGAAAGCTAAGGCACCTTTGATATCTAACGCATGCAACCTAAATCATATCACAAGACATCTCTCATTTCCCTTAATTTATACACAAGACATCTCTCATGACGGAATTTGAAATTGCATACAGCGCTAGCCCTAATAATAGTAACCCATTTGTACAGTACTTAATTATATAGGATTTGTTTTTGTTTGATTAATTTCCCTCAAGTTTGAGTCGTATATATATACTTCTCTTTTCAGTAACTAAGAAAAATAAAGCAACTATCTCAGTATCTCACGGCCATGCATATATATCCTACTTTCCTCTGATCCGGCAACTCATGTAATAAGGTAAATACATAGTTTGCATGCAGCCATTCCAGAAGGAAGCTACCAGCTCAAACCAAATTCACCGCCATGCGTTGTTTATTACTGTAGTTTGTTAGCTTAGGTTGTTTTTTAAAGTTACCAAATGGAGATTCATGAAACAACCAGATCTTATATGCGATTGGTTTTGGTACAACGATGTCAATTGGAGATTCATTGAAACACAAGATATGTGATGTTGAAACATACGTGCATCAACATATATATATATGTAGACCCGTCCACCCAACTAGTATTCCTTTCTATTCATCGCCATCAATAGAAAATATATACTAAAAATTAAATATGAAACGAGAATTTTCTTTTTAGATTTTTCTGTCAATTTTTCTTAATCAGATGGCTACTACTATTATTAACAGAAAGTATAGTGCAAATACCAAAACCTAGTTTCATTGAAATTTTGAAATGAAACAACTACCATGACCATCTCTAAGACCTTAACCTCTTTCAATCCGTTAATACTCTTTCCTATCTATGATGACTTTCATGGAATGCACGGATGACATTTTCTGCGACAGTAAAGAAAACATGTTTTGTGTAATAGGCTATCCGTATATCGGCGCAGCTGCTGGCACAGCTTCTTTCTATTCGATCTGTCGTTACATATATATCTGCTACTTCAAAAGATATACATAGAAAATTAAATATGAGTTGTCTTCTGGGCATAGAAACAAGGATAAGAAGCAGTGCCTGTCGGGGTCAATATCCATGCTTGATTGCTTGGCTTCTTCCCAGTACCAGAAAACCGCCCGCTCGAAGCGTCACATCGATCAGCTCGCGCGATACAGGCATAGCTATATAGAATTAACTTGAGTTGCGAATCGATAACTACTATGAACATAAAGCAGTGGACCATTGTGAGATCAGATATATTGATCCGTTATCCTTATCCATAGAAGAACACAGCTTCAGACTACTAGCTCGGATCGAGCAGGTATTGAAAATGAAGAACGTACAATACGGACTGGTAGCATCATCAGCATGCAGCAACAGCACCCCTTAGACTGGCAGGTGCATGCTTCTTACGGTTGGGATGATGAGTTGATTGCAGCTGCATGCAAATGTAACCATACAAATATAATTAGAGTTGAAACCGATTATTAACATAGATATTTGTATGAGGAATCAAATCAAAGTATAGAATTAAATTCACAGCGTTTTATCAATTTTATACTTTAATTTAGAGAATGCGGCTTCTATTACACTAATTTCTAAAGGCTTTTTACACTTTGATTAAAGTTGAAGTTTTACATTTTCAAGTGTAATGATGACAACTTTGCCAACGACATTGACTGCCTCATCAACTTCGTCAAATATACTGTTGAGATCGAAGGTGATCAATTAGAAGTCAAAATATCTGTTTCTTCCCAATATTAATTAAGCAAACAATTAACAAAAATTACCTTCGCCACATTTCAGTTAAATTAGAGTTAATTAGGGGATACATTGTACTCTAATGATGATGCATTAGCCTTTTTTGTAGTTGTCTCTAGGAGGAAGGAGGTCTATCCGATTTAATTTATGCATATATTCTTTGTATGCTCCCAAGTCGTTGGTACGTACGGCTGCTTATAATAACGTCCGGCAAGTTTAGGTACTGCAATCGTACTTTTTGCTAATGAGAAAGATGGTGTAGTAACTATACTTTGGTAATTTATTTTCGTTTCCTAGTTTATCAATCCTGATCAGGGGTTATGTAGGTAAACCTGAAGTGATTAAGTTTCAGATAGCCATTTAGCCACCCAAGCATTACAGCTTTGTTTGGTATGAAAATGAAATTAATGACTGCCCTGATCACCGACCGACAACAGTTATGCTCGTTTCATATGTGGAAGGTGTGAGAGATGGAGGTTTCTTGATAATTCGTTACGCATCTCCTTTATTACCTAATTAGGCATATGATATAAGTTACTGATTGTATGTGTGTCTATCTATAGGTATACTGATATGATCTCTTTGGTTGGGTATATCTCAACTGGAGGTGGTTTTCTGGGACAAAATTATACCGAGGCTAGAATATTATTCTGCATCCCACAGTTTTCCTCATTCTAGTAATGGAATTCATGACTTGTTAATCAAAGTCTGGATTTAAATCATGTCTACCTTCTCTTCGCATAAAGATGTCAAACACAAGCTAGGACAGTGCTCACTGCTAACTCACTGACCGATCACGCACACTAACGCATTGGCGAACCACCGGTCCAACTAGTCCTTATAAAGTCAACTTCTTTCTTTTCCGGCTAACTATTTGAACGTACATACACCTACCAACCCAGCCCATCATATAAACCTCCAGTAGTTCCTCACCTCAAATCTAAACCCAATCCATTCTAACTCCTTGCCCCCATTTCTCTCTCTCTCTCTCTCCCTCTCCCTCTTCCTGAATTGCATGCATCCTTTTCTATAGCTAGCTTGCTAGTTTCTTGGTAAATTTGGTAACTTGGTTATAGACAATCATGAGGAAACCCTGCTGCGACAAGCAAGACACGAACAAAGGAGCTTGGTCGAAGCAAGAAGATCAGAAGCTCATCGATTACATTCGCAAACATGGCGAGGGTTGTTGGCGTACCCTTCCTCAAGCCGCAGGTAAATCTATACATTAAAACGTAAACATGTGCAAGGCTAAAAATTGAGAGAAATTGCAGAATATAGAAAAGATTGTTTTTTTTTTTGTTTTTTTGTTTTTTGTTTTGAGGTCTTCTTTTCTATATCAATCACATATAGAGAAATGAACATCAACACAATTGCTAATTTCATCCTTAATCTTCTTCTCATGTACTAATTGCCTGATATTTGGAAATTCAGGCCTTCTTCGATGCGGTAAAAGTTGCAGACTTCGGTGGATAAACTATCTACGGCCGGACCTTAAAAGGGGCAAGTTTGCTGAAGATGAAGAAGATCTCATCATTAAGCTTCATGCACTCCTAGGCAATCGGTAAGAGCCATATTATAAACAGATGTTAATCATTTACATCTTCTAGCTTCACAATATTATAACTAATTAACAATTACGGAGCAAAACTAATGAAAATGATTTACATAGATGAACCATATATATATGACTTAATTTTCTACATGAGAGGTTTTTACTAACGATAAATTGTTAAATGGTTCAATTTAGGTGGTCGCTGATTGCCGGAAGATTGCCGGGACGTACAGACAATGAAGTGAAGAACTATTGGAACTCTCATTTGAGACGAAAGCTTATAACCATGGGTATAGATCCAAACAATCATCGACCCACCAGCACTCTCTTCCCTCGGCCTCATAATCATCATCATCAAAACCCACCACAGACACTAAAATCTCCAGCTGGTTCTGCTATCAATAATTTTAACCATGAGCCAGTAGTGTTCGAGTCCAAAACTCCGCGTGGTGATGATCAAAATTGCGAGCAGGTCTCGGATGGCAGAAGTTGCTTAGAGGATGATTCTTCTTGTGGTGGTCATCACCTGCCTGATTTAAACCTTGATCTCACTGTCCATCTCAGGGTTTCTAATGATGATCACCAATATCTCAGTAAGGAGCTCAATCATCTTCATCTCAGAATTAGTGACCCTCATGAAATGTCGGTTGGGACAAAGACTGATATATTTGCCTCATCTACCACGCTTCCTCTCTTCAGATAATCGTACATTCTTCCATCGACTAGCTAGCTAGCTGGTTATTAATTAATTCATCCAATTTTGTGGAGGATTTCCGCAATATGTAAACACTAATTCTGGCTGGAGAACAAAGCCGGTTATGATTTATTTTTGTCGATGGGAGGGAGATCATGCCTAAATTTGAAGAAAGCCTACTACCTAGCTTGTTTTTTGGGAGCGAATTCAACAAATTGGAAGAACCATTTGTGGAAAGTTGGCATGAGCTGATTGAGCATGATATATATCCAAGACCACAATTAGGTCAAGGCTTTTGAAGACATAGCTAGCCGCGCATGATGTGGATAATATCCTCGAAGAGTAGTAAACATTTATAGAGCACATATGTGGTTAATAAAATGCACTACCTATATATGTAAATTTGTGAATTATTACATGAACAAGTCCTGTAATTTAGTTTTCTCTTTAGATCTTTCACATTATCATCTCTTTGATCAATTTTATTTTCATTAATTTTGTAATCTACAATTAGCCTCTCAAGTAAATTGGCCTCTTTTATTCTCTTATAGTTTCTTTGAGTCGATCTATAACATTTTTGTTTAAGTTTCTCTTTGTATGTTCGCTAAAAAAATGTTTAGCTTTTGTGAAATTTATCACTGATTTAAGTACCCCATTTACATGGCCAGTTGAAATATCTGATCTTGGCATTTGTACAAAAGCAAATCACTCTTTGACGCCCATAATGTTGTGATCAAATTCAGATCTGAAAGCTAACAAATGGATGAACTTAACATTGAACATTATGGTTATTTAATTAAAATCCGGGGAAGGGGTTGAGCCTCTCAGCTAGGCTGGGTTCCAAACCCTTTAAAAAAAAAAAAAAAATAAACATTAGANAATTATATGATTGGTATGCTCCTATATCTACATGCATGCATCTCTAATATATTGGCATTTGGACGTTTCGTTTTTTTTTTGTTAAGTGAGAGTTGACTTTATCAATTTAAAAAGAACTTCCATTTCGACAAGCTTTAGTGTCTTCTCCGAGCATGAAATGTACGTAGAAACATTTTGACGACTATTCATGTATAACTGATTTATACAATATCTGAGATGAGATGCTCGATTTTGTGCATAAATTGATTTCAAATTTAGGGACATTAAAATGGACTACTGCATGCGCGTACGTTTGTTTGATCCATTTTATGAACCGAAAGCGAGATCTTGCAAAACACTCACACGACATATATGCATGCATCCGGATATGCAAGATCGGTTAATGGAGCTGAAAAATTAGATCGATTGTGTTTTCGAACGATCAGTATAGAGGGTTATTGGTGGATTCTGTGGCTGTGTACTTGTGATCGATCATATATAGGATAGGGATTGAATATTTGAATGCACACGATTTTATATAGTGAATATGATCGATCAGTACGTACGTAGTAGTCATTGGCATAGATATGATATCTACCATTCAATATGATCGCTACCTAGAACTAACAGTCGAGGTTTAGTAATTTCCCACGCTTTAATCTTTATTATCAGTTATGTGTGTACTTTGAAGTTTCGAACTGATGCCGATAGAACTCAGCGGACTTTTCCTTATTCTTGATTGATAGATAGGTCAAGAAACTTAGAAACATCACAGGTACATGTTGAGTTTTCTCAAAATGGCAAATGCATTAGGGTGAAAAGGTATGGAAACTACTTCTGCAGGAGTTTAGGGTTTTGACCATTGAGGTTGGAAGGGAGGTTATGACAGTTGCAGAGATCGATGATGATGAATGGCACACGCTAATCTAAACCCAGATCGACCCACCGGCACGTATGTGGGTCGATCCGTCTTATTCTCCGCTGCTGCAACTTTTACTGATTTGTCTGAGTACAAAGGGTCCTTACATATATTGGCCCGACGATGTCAACATGAAGGTACTTGCAACAAGATGAAACCGATCCTGATGTCGATATGTTTGAACAACCGACTCTTACGTTGTCGTCGATCTATTAATAACTTGAGCTGCAAGATGACCCGGTTGCTCTCTTCTGCTGGGGTAAACCTGGCCGATTGGCATGGCCGGGACATACGTACATTTGGCCTCACTGGCCTGATATTGAAGTCTGAAAACTGAAAGCAACGTACAGCTGTCTCCATCCAATTCCAATTTTCAAACCAGTTAGTGTTCGTTTGTTGCAGGAAACGATGTTAGTTGAACTGTGGGGATAGCAAAGTATATGGACCAGGCAATAATCAAAGTAGCAGAAGAGTTGTGTACGTGGCTGAGCACAAATGGAAGATGTAAAGGAGTAGAAAGCTTTCTTCGATGAAACAAAGGAGAAAGATGACTGCAGAGAGAAACAGAAGTTCAACGGATAAAACAATCAGTGAGTGGTTAATTTAATTTACTGGGAATGGTATATATATGGATGTTCTTTTGGATAAATTCCTCACATCTTACTGCAGAAACATAGTAGCTAAAGTGGGGCATGCGTATGCTGTTGCTCAACAAAACTAGGGTTTGCAACCACCCTTCTCAGTTTATGCCCGGAAGTAGTTGAAGGCACATTTGCATATATGTCAATGCCATTCTTCTTGCTCTCGAACTTTTTTTTAAGTCAAATAGCTTGCTAGTCTCAAATCCTTGTTTGATTAGTTGATCTATTAGTTCTGACCCTGCTGCAGCTGTAACGTTATGTTTGTGTAATATGAAAGCAACCTGATGACTAGATAATTTCCACATCCTTCGAGATTGAAGACAACGAAACCATTCTCTTACTCAACTTCAACCTGAAATTGCTTTGTTAGATGCTAAAGAAATCATAAATTTGATTAAGATCTCTGCGTGCGTTATAACTTATGAATCAAGTATTAGTGATCGATCGATTAGAAGCAATCTGCTGCCTTGATCTAAACTCTTCACACCGACTTTCCAAACTTAGCAGTTCTGAAAGAGTCAGCCCAAACTTGGCTTGCAAAGTCTGAGCATGATTTCATGAATTACTGGCAACTTTTGGTGCCATGATGCAGATCGAAACGTACGTACTATTGATAATCATCAAGATTATCATATTGAGATTGTATATTCAAATGATTTGTATATTCGC
This genomic interval carries:
- the LOC101296561 gene encoding transcription repressor MYB4-like; protein product: MRKPCCDKQDTNKGAWSKQEDQKLIDYIRKHGEGCWRTLPQAAGLLRCGKSCRLRWINYLRPDLKRGKFAEDEEDLIIKLHALLGNRWSLIAGRLPGRTDNEVKNYWNSHLRRKLITMGIDPNNHRPTSTLFPRPHNHHHQNPPQTLKSPAGSAINNFNHEPVVFESKTPRGDDQNCEQVSDGRSCLEDDSSCGGHHLPDLNLDLTVHLRVSNDDHQYLSKELNHLHLRISDPHEMSVGTKTDIFASSTTLPLFR